One genomic window of Phoenix dactylifera cultivar Barhee BC4 unplaced genomic scaffold, palm_55x_up_171113_PBpolish2nd_filt_p 000097F, whole genome shotgun sequence includes the following:
- the LOC103713388 gene encoding auxin-responsive protein SAUR32-like, which produces MRGEEKYHHHRLLRFHHHAPHLGHKHGHEKGKSPATAMPPKGWVGIRVGQEGEERQRFEVPVEYLKHPLFVGLLHQAEEEFGFEQSGVITIPCGVDHFHHVQDIIDRDAAAAAAAAHHHGHLPHLAGCFRA; this is translated from the coding sequence ATGAGAGGTGAAGAGAAGTATCATCATCATCGTTTGCTAAGGTTTCACCACCACGCGCCGCACCTGGGCCACAAGCATGGACATGAGAAGGGAAAGAGTCCGGCGACGGCGATGCCGCCGAAAGGGTGGGTGGGGATAAGGGTGGGGCAAGAAGGGGAGGAGCGGCAGCGGTTCGAGGTGCCGGTGGAGTATCTGAAGCACCCGCTCTTCGTGGGGTTGCTGCACCAGGCGGAGGAGGAGTTCGGATTTGAGCAGAGTGGAGTCATCACCATTCCCTGCGGCGTTGATCACTTCCATCACGTCCAGGACATCATCGACCGtgacgccgccgccgccgccgccgccgctcacCACCACGGCCACCTCCCTCACCTTGCGGGCTGTTTTAGGGCTTga